One genomic segment of Vulpes lagopus strain Blue_001 chromosome 9, ASM1834538v1, whole genome shotgun sequence includes these proteins:
- the RBM12B gene encoding LOW QUALITY PROTEIN: RNA-binding protein 12B (The sequence of the model RefSeq protein was modified relative to this genomic sequence to represent the inferred CDS: deleted 1 base in 1 codon), with protein sequence MAVVIRLLGLPFIAGPVDIRHFFTGLTIPDGGVHIIGGEIGEAFIIFATDEDARRAISRSGGFIKDSSVELFLSSKAEMQKTIEMRRTDRIGRERPGSGASGAGSLSNFVEAIKEEASNSGYGSPINQDAGFHTNGTGHGDLRPRKTRPLKAENPYLFLRGLPYLVNEDDVRVFFSGLCVDGVIFLKHHDGRNNGDAIVKFASCIDASGGLKCHRSFMGSRFIEVMQGSEQQWIEFGGNAVKEVDIPMRTEEHSPPRGINDRHFRKRSHSKSPRRTRSRSPLGFYVHLKNLSLSINKRDLRNFFRDTDLTNEQIRFLYKDERRTRYAFVMFKTLKDYNSALGLHKTVLQYRPVHIDPVSRKQMLKFIECYEKKRPVSVEKERLGHVSQKYSQEGYPGQKLCIYIRNFPFDVTKVEVQKFFADFSLGEDDIYLLYDDKGVGLGEALVKFKTEEQAMKAERLNRRRFLGTEVLLRLISEAQMQEFGVGFSLMSTERMQGHSQSCDRDDHSHSFDSSDPPLYSAGPSENFRHQQEDLRQLDSFKQTQADFRQLDQSLPEDFRHSPEDFRRSPEDFRHPREEHFRRPLEEDFRRPWEEGFRYPREEDFRYPREEDWRRPPEEDFRRPPKDDFRRPPEEDWRRLPEGDFRRPPEEDWRRPPEDDFRRLPQGEWRRPPEEDFRRPPEEDFRRLPEEDFRRPLEEDFRRPPEEDFRRSPEEDFRRSPEEDFRRPPPEHFRRPPPEHLRRPPPEHFRRPPPEHFRRPPPEHFRRPPQEHFRRPPQEHFRRPPQEHARRPREEDFRRPPDEDFRGPPDEDFRQPAEEDFRSPQEEDFRGPSDEDFRRLPEEDPREPPEDDPRLPDPFRPPGEEFRSPPDDFRSHRPFVNFGRPEGGKFDFGKRSLGSFPEGRFMPDPKIKCSGRETPIKIMNLPFKANVNEILDFFHGYRILPDSVSIQYNEQGLPTGEAIVAMINYNEAMAAIKDLNDRPVGPRKVKLMLL encoded by the exons ATGGCTGTAGTCATCCGTTTACTGGGGCTTCCTTTTATTGCGGGGCCTGTGGATATTCGTCACTTCTTCACGGGATTGACTATTCCTGATGGAGGAGTGCATATAATTGGAGGGGAAATTGGGGAGGCTTTTATTATTTTCGCAACAGATGAAGATGCAAGACGTGCCATAAGTCGTTCAGGAGGGTTTATCAAGGATTCATCTGTAGAGCTCTTTCTTAGTAGTAAGGCAGAAATGCAGAAGACTATAGAAATGAGAAGAACTGATCGCATAGGAAGAGAGCGACCGGGATCTGGGGCGTCAGGGGCTGGCAGCTTATCTAACTTTGTCGAGGCTATTAAAGAAGAAGCAAGTAATTCTGGATATGGCTCTCCAATTAATCAAGATGCTGGGTTTCATACTAACGGTACAGGACATGGTGATTTAAGGCCAAGAAAGACACGGCCATTGAAGGCAGAGAATCCTTACCTGTTTCTGCGAGGTTTGCCTTACTTAGTAAATGAAGATGATGTACGTGTCTTTTTCTCTGGTTTGTGTGTGGATGGCgtaattttcttaaaacatcATGATGGCCGAAATAATGGTGATGCCATAGTAAAATTTGCTTCATGTATTGATGCTTCAGGTGGTCTTAAATGTCATAGAAGTTTTATGGGTTCAAGATTCATAGAAGTAATGCAAGGCTCAGAACAACAGTGGATTGAGTTTGGTGGTAATGCAGTTAAGGAGGTTGACATTCCTATGAGAACTGAAGAACATTCTCCGCCAAGAGGAATTAATGATCGGCATTTTCGAAAACGATCTCATTCAAAATCTCCCAGAAGAACACGTTCTCGTTCTCCTCTTGgattttatgttcatttaaaaaatctgtcccTAAGTATTAACAAGAGAGATTTAAGAAATTTCTTTAGAGATACTGATCTGACTAATGAACAGATTAGGTTTTTATATAAGGATGAAAGAAGAACGAGATATGCCTTTGTGATGTTCAAAACTCTGAAAGATTATAACAGCGCTTTGGGTTTACATAAGACTGTTTTACAATATCGTCCAGTTCATATTGATCCTGTTTCTAGAAAACAGATGCTGAAGTTCATTGAATGTTATGAAAAGAAAAGACCAGTGTCCGTAGAGAAAGAGAGGCTTGGACATGTTTCACAGAAATACTCTCAAGAAGGTTATCCCGGCCAGAAACTGTGTATATACATaagaaattttccttttgatgttACAAAAGTTGAAGTGCAAAAGTTCTTTGCAGACTTTTCTCTTGGAGAGGATGATATTTACTTACTTTATGATGACAAAGGAGTTGGTCTGGGAGAAGCATTGGTGAAATTCAAAACAGAAGAACAGGCCATGAAAGCTGAGCGTTTAAACCGGCGGAGATTCTTGGGGACAGAGGTATTGTTGAGACTGATATCTGAGGCACAGATGCAGGAGTTTGGCGTAGGCTTTTCCTTGATGTCCACGGAGAGAATGCAAGGCCATTCGCAGTCCTGTGACAGAGACGACCATTCCCATTCATTTGACTCCAGTGACCCGCCACTATACTCCGCTGGCCCCTCAGAAAACTTCAGGCATCAGCAAGAGGACTTGAGGCAGCTGGACAGCTTCAAGCAAACCCAGGCTGACTTCCGGCAGCTTGACCAGAGCCTTCCGGAAGACTTCAGGCATTCCCCAGAGGACTTCAGGCGCTCTCCCGAAGACTTCAGGCACCCTCGGGAGGAGCACTTCCGGCGGCCTCTCGAGGAGGATTTCAGGCGCCCTTGGGAGGAGGGCTTCCGGTACCCTAGAGAGGAGGACTTCCGGTACCCTAGAGAGGAGGACTGGAGGCGGCCCCCCGAGGAGGATTTCAGACGGCCTCCCAAGGACGACTTCAGGCGACCCCCCGAGGAGGACTGGAGGCGGCTCCCCGAGGGAGACTTTAGGCGGCCACCTGAGGAGGACTGGAGGCGGCCTCCTGAGGACGACTTCAGGCGGCTTCCCCAGGGGGAATGGAGACGACCACCCGAGGAGGACTTCCGGCGGCCTCCCGAGGAGGACTTCCGGCGACTTCCCGAGGAGGACTTCCGGCGGCCTCTCGAGGAGGACTTCCGGCGACCTCCCGAGGAGGACTTCCGGCGTTCTCCCGAGGAGGATTTCAGGCGTTCTCCCGAGGAGGATTTCAGGAGACCACCCCCGGAACACTTCCGGCGGCCGCCCCCGGAGCACCTTAGGCGGCCACCCCCGGAGCATTTCAGGCGGCCGCCCCCGGAGCATTTCAGGCGGCCGCCCCCGGAGCACTTCCGCCGGCCGCCCCAGGAGCACTTCCGCCGGCCGCCGCAGGAACACTTCCGGCGGCCGCCCCAGGAGCATG CCCGGCGTCCCCGCGAGGAGGATTTCAGGCGCCCGCCAGATGAAGATTTTCGAGGCCCTCCTGACGAAGACTTTCGGCAGCCTGCCGAGGAGGACTTCCGGAGCCCGCAGGAGGAAGACTTCCGGGGCCCCTCTGACGAGGACTTCAGGCGGCTCCCGGAAGAAGACCCCAGGGAACCTCCGGAGGACGACCCGAGACTTCCCGACCCCTTCCGGCCTCCCGGTGAGGAGTTCCGGAGTCCACCTGATGACTTCAGAAGCCATCGCCCTTTTGTGAATTTTGGTCGCCCAGAAGGTGGCAAGTTTGATTTTGGAAAGCGCAGTTTGGGAAGTTTTCCTGAGGGGAGATTTATGCCTGACCCCAAAATTAAATGTTCAGGCAGAGAG ACACCTATTAAGATAATGAATCTTCCATTTAAAGCTAATGTTAATGAAATCCTAGACTTTTTTCATGGTTACAGAATCCTGCCGGATTCCGTTTCGATACAGTATAACGAGCAAGGACTACCTACAGGGGAGGCCATTGTCGCCATGATAAACTATAACGAAGCCATGGCTGCTATCAAAGATCTCAATGACCGGCCAGTGGGCCCTCGCAAGGTTAAGTTAATGTTGCTCTAG